The proteins below come from a single Marinobacter sp. MDS2 genomic window:
- a CDS encoding alpha/beta hydrolase yields MLWILLAIVALLIVATFVLFRVHDLSHLDGHEWATNEVSPHPSHDEVITRIKEMGRASKGLKGKARLMALRKHLDSLGEDAVIESDVRPCLHPKGEWVIAPGADSKRRVLYIHGGAWTAGSPKSHRAVTNRFSRLANAAVFAVDYRLMPEHRFIDGIIDCREAYTWLLDHGPEGKAKAEFVVVAGDSAGGSHTLSLIAWLRDNGIRMPDAAIALSPSTDLTLTAPSNRDNIRTDLMLGPVFGGLSKIPLPVVWWGTLAAFRLSPTNPVASPLRGNLADLPPTLIHASTTEMLLDNAARYAAKAKAEGSPVELHTWQNMVHVWHMFTPLLPQAEEAFEDIAQFLKRVESGTA; encoded by the coding sequence ATGCTTTGGATCTTACTCGCCATCGTTGCACTGCTCATTGTTGCCACCTTTGTATTGTTCCGGGTTCATGATCTGTCTCACCTGGACGGACACGAATGGGCAACTAACGAAGTTTCCCCACACCCCTCCCATGACGAAGTCATCACGCGTATCAAGGAAATGGGCCGCGCGTCCAAAGGGCTGAAAGGCAAGGCTCGGCTCATGGCATTGCGCAAACATCTGGACAGCTTGGGGGAAGACGCCGTCATCGAGTCCGACGTCCGACCTTGCCTGCACCCCAAAGGAGAATGGGTGATTGCTCCCGGAGCAGACTCGAAACGGCGGGTACTCTACATTCATGGAGGTGCCTGGACAGCGGGCAGCCCAAAGAGCCACCGAGCGGTGACCAACCGGTTCTCCCGGCTCGCCAATGCAGCCGTCTTTGCCGTGGATTACCGCTTGATGCCCGAGCACCGCTTCATAGACGGTATCATCGATTGTCGGGAAGCCTATACCTGGCTGCTGGATCATGGGCCTGAAGGGAAAGCGAAAGCCGAGTTTGTGGTCGTGGCCGGGGATTCTGCCGGCGGCAGCCACACGCTGTCGCTTATCGCCTGGTTGCGGGACAACGGCATTCGCATGCCGGATGCGGCGATCGCCCTGTCCCCATCCACCGATCTGACACTGACCGCGCCAAGCAATCGCGACAACATTCGAACCGATTTGATGCTCGGGCCGGTGTTCGGCGGATTGTCGAAAATCCCTTTACCGGTGGTTTGGTGGGGAACGCTTGCAGCCTTCCGCTTGTCTCCGACCAATCCCGTGGCATCCCCGCTGCGCGGCAACCTTGCTGACTTGCCACCCACCCTGATTCACGCCAGCACCACGGAAATGCTGCTGGACAACGCAGCGCGATACGCCGCCAAAGCGAAAGCGGAGGGATCACCCGTGGAGCTGCATACCTGGCAAAACATGGTGCACGTTTGGCACATGTTTACCCCTCTGTTACCGCAGGCCGAAGAAGCGTTTGAAGATATTGCCCAATTTCTGAAGCGGGTAGAATCCGGAACGGCCTGA
- the thpR gene encoding RNA 2',3'-cyclic phosphodiesterase — MPKVFFGVEIAPDIKQRLLKVQVPVQSARWQSYEQLHLTLVFLGNVADDAVPGLVGAATSVVESSFELTVRGLGCFGSPERPKILWAGVAPESPLVNLHRQLRDKLQTEGTSVEHRHFQPHITLSRFGRDAGSVKEFIETRGEEEFGTMSVPEFVLYESNQGPNGSVYTVLQRFPLM; from the coding sequence ATGCCCAAGGTGTTTTTCGGAGTTGAAATTGCGCCGGACATCAAACAGCGCTTGCTGAAGGTTCAAGTGCCGGTGCAGTCTGCGCGCTGGCAGAGTTATGAGCAGCTGCATCTGACGTTGGTGTTTTTGGGAAATGTTGCAGATGATGCGGTACCCGGCTTGGTTGGCGCGGCAACTTCTGTAGTGGAGTCATCGTTTGAATTAACGGTCAGAGGGTTGGGGTGTTTTGGCTCACCAGAGCGACCGAAGATTCTCTGGGCGGGCGTGGCGCCGGAATCACCGTTGGTTAATCTGCATCGGCAATTGCGGGATAAGTTGCAAACAGAGGGCACCAGTGTCGAGCATCGTCATTTCCAGCCGCACATTACGTTAAGCCGATTTGGGCGCGACGCGGGCTCGGTTAAGGAGTTCATTGAGACGCGCGGTGAGGAAGAGTTCGGCACTATGTCCGTTCCGGAATTTGTGTTGTATGAAAGTAACCAAGGGCCAAACGGTTCGGTTTACACTGTTTTGCAGCGTTTTCCTTTGATGTAA
- a CDS encoding DUF6160 family protein produces MKSLKKTALVLAVAGLPLAAQADLKPLEDAHMSNVTGQAGVTIELETKLSIDEFIYTDEGSFSIKDIKIGGANRTDLFEEITNFRDVLFGGANDLIDNIKIDIDVAADGDAIINIWPITAAPIDFGVSTGNWSLQGATDSTLLASNFSMVGAFTKVGLHIDTATDTLNLKTQVGISDLDVDVDFLALGIRDLKMTGADYMGTKLDGSAANPSVLTLGANIDMDIYKSTRLADPTQDALAIDLNTFAADMSIGDVLVGGTSIGSVMLDNLVVENTTMRIYGH; encoded by the coding sequence ATGAAAAGCCTGAAAAAAACCGCGTTGGTGCTGGCTGTCGCCGGGCTCCCGTTAGCTGCCCAAGCTGACCTAAAGCCACTTGAAGACGCTCACATGAGTAATGTTACCGGCCAGGCCGGTGTCACCATCGAGCTGGAAACTAAACTCTCCATCGACGAATTCATCTACACCGATGAAGGCTCATTCTCCATCAAGGACATCAAAATTGGTGGTGCAAACCGTACCGATCTGTTTGAAGAAATCACCAATTTCCGCGACGTGCTGTTTGGCGGGGCTAACGATCTGATCGACAACATCAAGATCGATATCGACGTGGCTGCAGACGGCGATGCCATCATCAATATCTGGCCCATCACCGCCGCCCCGATCGATTTTGGCGTTAGTACCGGCAACTGGTCGCTGCAAGGCGCCACCGATTCTACCCTGCTGGCAAGCAACTTCAGCATGGTGGGTGCGTTCACCAAGGTCGGCCTCCATATCGATACAGCGACCGATACACTTAACCTGAAAACACAGGTCGGCATTTCAGATCTGGATGTCGATGTTGATTTTCTGGCACTGGGCATCCGCGATTTGAAAATGACCGGCGCGGACTACATGGGCACCAAGCTTGATGGGTCAGCAGCGAATCCCAGCGTTTTGACACTGGGTGCCAACATCGACATGGATATATACAAATCCACTCGTTTGGCCGACCCCACTCAAGATGCATTGGCGATTGATCTGAACACCTTTGCGGCAGACATGTCGATTGGCGATGTTCTGGTTGGCGGAACCTCGATCGGCTCCGTCATGCTCGACAACCTGGTGGTTGAGAACACCACCATGCGGATTTACGGTCACTAA
- a CDS encoding choice-of-anchor D domain-containing protein, with the protein MKLSNLNTNVRKLGPAVAAAALMAGGASNAAAEQVSTELAFECPFPLIGTQPIRAQISADIPAVASVGEPTPQFEVTAITVVNDDARTGLKLVGSETVEGVATSTNNIITAGRALEQIVTLQIPPTAIPAETGEFNVPASGVAPEILFTADDIGQAEIRVGALQLELIARTANGDIAPAPIGEITTDCVQLPNQNNLLQTITVAGEVVETPRISVDTQELAFGSVQAGLSAQQSVSILSTGSAALGINNISISGPDAQLFTQTSDCGSSLAPDASCSVNVTFAPSTDGTRNATLTIESTDADKPSIDVALSGRGTLAPTPEIAVTPGSVDLGRVQVGTSKSEQVSIANNGNAALQIDSIALTGSNASDFTQTNNCTTVAAGASCSVELNYTAGAAGVSTAALVIRSSDTENAEVTVPVTVEAFEEPTGGTELELLLGLEGSTLIAANGGSLPLNGTIATLLDLASGTFEADTQVNPTSGNFTIKVLWSKMHAAANVEFEQAGLTTGSLVDGKLTANSPLYVKVPKVAIKLFGLPVRIGGGDQCRTSTPVDIQLTSPEGSNFSPATGGNVTGVYDLPPLENCGLLTSLLNKFMSGPGNTISLNLTPQ; encoded by the coding sequence ATGAAACTCAGTAACCTCAATACCAACGTGCGCAAGCTCGGCCCCGCCGTAGCCGCTGCAGCACTGATGGCTGGTGGTGCGAGCAACGCAGCAGCAGAACAAGTCTCAACCGAACTGGCCTTTGAATGTCCGTTTCCGCTGATTGGCACCCAACCCATTCGCGCGCAAATCAGTGCTGACATTCCCGCCGTAGCATCTGTGGGTGAACCAACCCCACAATTTGAAGTGACTGCGATTACCGTGGTCAATGACGATGCCCGCACCGGTTTGAAACTCGTTGGCTCCGAAACCGTCGAAGGCGTCGCCACAAGCACAAACAACATCATTACGGCTGGCCGTGCTCTGGAGCAAATTGTCACCCTGCAGATTCCGCCTACCGCTATTCCTGCCGAAACTGGCGAGTTCAATGTGCCAGCCTCGGGTGTGGCGCCCGAAATCCTGTTCACCGCCGATGACATCGGCCAGGCTGAAATTCGCGTTGGCGCTTTACAGCTCGAGCTGATCGCGCGTACCGCGAACGGTGACATTGCTCCAGCACCCATCGGTGAAATCACCACCGACTGTGTGCAGCTGCCGAACCAGAACAACCTTCTACAAACCATCACCGTCGCTGGTGAGGTCGTCGAAACACCACGCATCAGCGTGGATACTCAAGAACTGGCCTTTGGTTCCGTACAGGCAGGTTTGAGCGCTCAGCAGTCTGTTTCTATCCTCAGCACCGGCAGTGCCGCGCTGGGTATCAACAACATCAGCATCAGCGGCCCTGATGCGCAACTGTTTACCCAAACCAGTGATTGCGGCTCTTCCCTGGCTCCAGATGCATCTTGTAGCGTTAACGTAACCTTCGCACCAAGCACCGACGGCACGCGTAACGCCACTCTCACCATTGAGTCTACCGATGCCGACAAGCCAAGCATCGACGTTGCCCTATCAGGCCGAGGCACTCTGGCACCTACACCTGAAATTGCCGTTACCCCGGGTTCTGTAGATTTGGGCCGCGTCCAGGTTGGCACCAGCAAATCAGAGCAAGTGAGCATTGCCAACAACGGCAACGCCGCTTTGCAGATCGACAGCATTGCGCTGACAGGCTCCAATGCCAGCGACTTCACCCAAACCAACAACTGCACCACGGTCGCTGCGGGTGCTAGCTGCTCTGTCGAGCTGAACTACACAGCGGGCGCTGCTGGCGTGAGCACCGCAGCCCTGGTGATCCGCTCCAGCGATACCGAAAATGCCGAAGTGACTGTACCTGTCACCGTTGAAGCCTTTGAAGAACCCACAGGCGGCACTGAGCTTGAGCTGCTATTGGGCCTTGAAGGTTCCACTCTAATCGCCGCGAATGGTGGCAGCCTGCCACTGAACGGCACTATCGCCACGTTGCTTGATCTGGCCTCTGGTACTTTCGAAGCAGACACGCAGGTGAACCCAACGTCTGGCAACTTCACCATCAAGGTACTGTGGAGCAAGATGCACGCAGCGGCCAACGTTGAATTCGAGCAAGCCGGGCTGACCACCGGCTCTCTGGTCGATGGCAAGCTGACCGCTAACTCCCCGCTTTACGTGAAAGTGCCCAAGGTTGCGATCAAACTCTTCGGCCTGCCAGTGCGCATCGGTGGGGGCGATCAGTGCCGCACCAGCACTCCAGTTGATATTCAGCTAACCAGCCCCGAAGGCTCCAACTTCTCGCCAGCAACCGGCGGCAACGTAACCGGTGTTTACGACCTGCCACCGCTCGAGAACTGTGGCCTGCTGACCAGCCTGCTAAACAAGTTCATGTCTGGCCCGGGTAATACCATCAGCCTGAACCTGACTCCGCAATAA
- a CDS encoding AraC family transcriptional regulator — protein sequence MTNTLRDTHMDMSTPLALEVPIISARYARRFVQFMEKRGVKRNTILTKTGITDELLNNPEASLSMTQVLELLRQADWLMADERAPFEFGKQLDLPCHGLLGFAMLEQENPRRLVSMIVQYLRVGLPLMDMELASTGSTFRLKVIDSWGVGDLKACLVKIYMGSIYRVSCQVCSHFTFRFDFPSNLPLENWELLAPNCEFIFDANTNEVTIPLKGAPVRKDDSNLEFLVARTRHSQSQKRVECDETVQQVRELIMSQPGRPCTTQNLARRLDMSPRTLRQHLAKAGTSFRELRNEIRESFATLYLKDTNVSLESISEKLGFSDQAGFTKAYRSWTGQTPGDVRKKARNKK from the coding sequence ATGACGAATACCCTGAGAGACACTCATATGGATATGTCGACGCCCCTTGCATTGGAGGTGCCGATCATTTCGGCACGTTATGCTCGCCGTTTTGTTCAGTTTATGGAGAAGCGCGGCGTAAAACGAAACACCATTCTGACGAAAACCGGCATTACCGATGAACTGCTCAACAATCCTGAAGCCAGCCTGTCTATGACGCAGGTGCTTGAGCTGCTCCGACAGGCCGACTGGCTAATGGCCGATGAGCGTGCGCCCTTTGAATTTGGCAAACAACTGGACCTGCCCTGCCACGGACTTCTAGGGTTCGCCATGCTGGAACAAGAAAACCCCAGGCGCCTGGTCAGCATGATCGTACAATACTTGCGCGTCGGGCTTCCCCTCATGGATATGGAGCTGGCATCAACCGGCTCCACCTTTCGTTTGAAGGTGATCGACAGCTGGGGCGTGGGTGATCTCAAAGCCTGTCTGGTGAAAATCTACATGGGCAGTATTTATCGTGTTTCGTGCCAGGTCTGTAGCCACTTCACCTTCCGGTTCGATTTCCCTAGCAACCTTCCGCTGGAAAACTGGGAACTGCTCGCACCAAATTGCGAGTTCATCTTTGACGCCAACACCAACGAAGTCACCATCCCCTTAAAAGGCGCGCCGGTTCGAAAAGACGATTCTAATCTGGAATTTCTGGTCGCGAGAACCCGCCACTCCCAGTCACAAAAACGGGTGGAATGTGATGAAACCGTGCAACAGGTCCGGGAACTGATTATGAGTCAGCCCGGCCGCCCCTGCACCACCCAAAACCTTGCTCGCCGGCTGGACATGAGCCCAAGAACACTTCGCCAGCACTTGGCGAAGGCCGGCACATCATTCCGCGAGCTTCGGAACGAAATACGTGAAAGCTTTGCCACTTTGTATTTAAAAGACACCAACGTATCGCTGGAATCCATCTCTGAAAAACTGGGGTTCAGTGATCAAGCCGGCTTCACCAAAGCGTACCGATCCTGGACAGGGCAAACCCCCGGTGATGTCCGAAAGAAAGCCCGAAACAAAAAGTGA
- a CDS encoding class I SAM-dependent methyltransferase yields the protein MAPECRLPPDEERAVYQLHDNDPSDAGYRRFLSRLAEPMMAALPQGAAGLDFGCGPGPALARMFEEAGFSMALYDLFFYPEHAALETRYDFVTCTEVVEHLFHPAEVFARFDQLLKPGGLLGLMTCFQTDDDRFDNWHYRRDPTHVVFYREDTFKWLASHYGWRLEIPAKDVVLLHKPV from the coding sequence ATGGCACCGGAATGCCGTTTGCCCCCCGATGAAGAACGCGCGGTGTATCAGTTGCATGACAACGATCCGAGCGATGCCGGTTACCGGCGCTTTCTGTCCAGACTGGCAGAGCCTATGATGGCTGCCTTACCCCAGGGTGCGGCTGGTTTGGACTTTGGTTGTGGTCCGGGCCCGGCGTTGGCAAGGATGTTTGAAGAAGCGGGCTTCTCGATGGCGCTGTACGATCTGTTCTTTTACCCCGAGCATGCTGCGCTGGAGACACGCTACGATTTCGTTACCTGCACCGAAGTGGTGGAGCACCTGTTTCACCCGGCCGAGGTGTTTGCCCGGTTTGATCAGCTGTTGAAGCCTGGCGGGTTGCTCGGTCTGATGACCTGTTTTCAAACCGACGATGATCGTTTTGACAACTGGCACTATCGACGCGACCCGACACACGTGGTGTTCTACCGGGAAGACACCTTTAAATGGTTGGCCTCGCATTATGGCTGGCGGCTGGAGATTCCGGCTAAAGATGTTGTGCTTTTGCATAAGCCCGTTTGA
- a CDS encoding PA2778 family cysteine peptidase, which produces MHSLVPLIFQSIISRCSRLAALLGLLLLVGCATTPPWPDPAIAGQTDIQPQQLLVDVPFFPQEKYQCGPASLATMLNSQGLNTDPEILKELVYLPGREGSLQVEMVAGARSHNMVVYPLKPDIESLLTEVSAGNPVLVMQNLGFSWWPQWHFAVVVGYDHQDETLILNTDTRKHNRQPYEVFHNTWNRADRWAMVILPPDQLPATAELLTWLRAAHDLETTGHTLAAETAYRTAENHWMNEPAPLLALGNLAYAQKRFKAAANHLIRATERFPEFAEGWNNLAYALSAADCSEQATHALACAANLASERFQVEDFQSDTPAPVNGFTCPSLPACPVKNN; this is translated from the coding sequence TTGCATTCGCTAGTCCCCCTCATTTTTCAGTCGATCATCTCTCGATGTAGCAGACTGGCAGCCCTTCTGGGGCTGCTTCTGCTCGTCGGCTGTGCAACCACCCCGCCTTGGCCCGACCCGGCCATTGCCGGTCAGACTGACATTCAACCTCAGCAACTGTTGGTTGATGTTCCCTTTTTTCCTCAGGAGAAGTACCAGTGTGGTCCGGCGTCTTTGGCCACCATGCTGAATAGCCAAGGGCTCAACACTGATCCGGAAATTCTGAAAGAACTGGTCTACCTCCCCGGACGGGAAGGCTCGTTGCAGGTCGAAATGGTAGCCGGTGCACGCTCACACAACATGGTGGTTTACCCACTAAAGCCCGACATCGAATCGCTTCTCACCGAAGTGTCAGCGGGAAATCCCGTGCTGGTCATGCAAAACCTGGGATTCAGCTGGTGGCCACAATGGCACTTTGCGGTGGTGGTCGGCTACGATCATCAGGACGAAACCCTGATACTCAATACCGATACCCGAAAGCATAACCGCCAACCTTACGAAGTCTTCCACAACACATGGAACCGAGCTGACCGCTGGGCAATGGTGATTCTGCCGCCTGATCAATTACCGGCAACCGCAGAACTTCTTACCTGGCTGCGGGCAGCCCATGATCTGGAAACCACTGGCCACACGCTCGCGGCAGAAACCGCCTACCGCACCGCAGAAAACCATTGGATGAACGAGCCTGCACCGCTTTTGGCCTTGGGCAACCTGGCCTATGCGCAAAAGCGTTTTAAAGCCGCCGCCAATCACCTGATCCGCGCAACCGAGCGGTTTCCCGAGTTCGCTGAAGGCTGGAACAATCTGGCTTACGCACTTTCAGCGGCAGATTGCTCTGAACAGGCTACTCATGCCTTGGCCTGCGCAGCTAATCTGGCGTCTGAGCGCTTTCAGGTAGAAGACTTCCAATCAGACACTCCAGCACCTGTGAACGGCTTCACGTGCCCGAGCCTTCCGGCCTGCCCGGTCAAGAACAACTAG
- a CDS encoding PA2779 family protein, with translation MNGIRRYAKQFSLVMAILMAFATTFSVSAHAGMVGTGELIQQQQVNLDRQQLLDMLEQQDVKDKLAELGVSEDQVAERIQNLTPAELADFEQQLAEAPTGEGVVGIIVLFLLVFIITDMLCATNLFSFINCIR, from the coding sequence ATGAACGGCATTCGACGCTATGCCAAGCAGTTTTCGCTTGTAATGGCCATTCTGATGGCTTTTGCCACCACGTTTTCCGTATCCGCACACGCGGGCATGGTCGGGACCGGTGAGTTGATCCAACAGCAACAGGTCAACCTGGATCGTCAACAACTACTGGACATGCTCGAGCAGCAAGACGTTAAAGACAAGCTTGCCGAGCTGGGCGTCAGCGAAGACCAGGTGGCTGAGCGCATCCAAAATCTGACCCCCGCCGAATTGGCCGATTTTGAACAACAGTTGGCTGAAGCCCCCACCGGCGAAGGTGTTGTCGGGATTATCGTGCTATTCCTGTTGGTCTTCATTATCACCGACATGCTTTGTGCAACTAACCTGTTCTCCTTTATCAATTGCATTCGCTAG
- a CDS encoding phospholipase D family protein, translated as MTMKLVACLLLLALIGLGVWHSYKPLPEGIRFAGNPAPLMSPRLLTDTTRHFPNGEAKLDHEIFDEALRLIAQAERLVLIDMFLYNSTGSEDTEPRPLARQLTEALIGKKRATPDIDIVVISDPLNTFYGGNRSPEFDALKEAGIEVIITRLEPLRDSNPAWSALWRVCCQWLGNNPDGGWLPNALGNEKTTLRSYLALPNFKANHRKVLVTDASDQFRALITSANPHNGSSRHSNIGLTFGGPAVRDVIKSERAVAQMSGANTQTFDRWLNQLATTDHTAPETSEAIKLLTESAIRDQALDMINRSRHGEAIDIAMFYFSHRPIIEALKGAQQRGVRIRLLLDANKDAFGHEKNGIPNRPVGHELHQAGIPVRWCNTQGEQCHSKLLIYTPETGIQELLLGSANFTRRNLDDLNLESNIWLSIANEHPVAQKATAFFNDHWEGEYQSHLPLSLPYSEWADGSRLKYWQYRLMEATGLSTF; from the coding sequence ATGACTATGAAGTTAGTAGCCTGCCTCTTGCTGTTGGCATTAATCGGTCTGGGAGTGTGGCATTCCTACAAACCCCTTCCCGAAGGAATCCGATTTGCAGGCAATCCGGCCCCGCTCATGTCCCCTCGCCTGCTAACCGATACCACCCGGCACTTTCCAAACGGCGAAGCAAAACTGGACCACGAAATCTTTGATGAGGCTCTCCGGCTGATTGCTCAAGCCGAGCGGCTCGTCCTGATCGACATGTTCCTTTACAACAGCACAGGCTCTGAGGATACGGAGCCGCGCCCTCTTGCCCGTCAACTGACAGAAGCGTTGATCGGAAAAAAGCGTGCCACCCCCGACATCGACATCGTGGTGATATCAGACCCTCTGAACACCTTCTACGGCGGCAACCGCTCCCCAGAATTTGACGCACTGAAAGAAGCCGGCATTGAAGTCATTATCACCAGACTCGAGCCACTTCGGGACAGCAATCCTGCCTGGTCCGCGCTCTGGCGAGTATGCTGCCAATGGCTCGGGAACAACCCTGACGGTGGCTGGTTGCCAAACGCGCTCGGCAATGAAAAAACCACGCTACGCAGCTATCTTGCTCTGCCCAATTTCAAAGCCAATCATCGTAAAGTGTTGGTCACTGATGCAAGCGATCAGTTCCGGGCGCTCATTACTTCTGCCAACCCACACAACGGCAGTAGCCGGCACAGCAACATCGGGCTCACGTTTGGCGGGCCAGCGGTAAGAGATGTAATCAAGAGCGAGCGTGCCGTCGCCCAAATGTCCGGAGCCAACACGCAAACGTTTGACCGCTGGCTCAACCAATTGGCCACTACCGATCACACCGCACCCGAAACATCAGAGGCCATAAAATTACTCACCGAGTCCGCCATTCGCGATCAGGCGCTGGATATGATCAACCGCAGCCGCCACGGTGAAGCCATAGACATCGCCATGTTCTATTTCTCGCACCGGCCGATCATTGAGGCGCTGAAAGGCGCTCAACAACGAGGCGTGCGTATCCGATTGTTGCTGGATGCTAACAAGGACGCCTTCGGGCATGAAAAGAATGGCATACCGAATCGCCCGGTTGGCCACGAGCTGCACCAAGCCGGCATTCCTGTACGCTGGTGCAACACCCAAGGTGAGCAATGCCACAGCAAGTTGCTCATTTACACACCGGAAACCGGAATCCAGGAACTATTGTTGGGTTCCGCCAACTTCACCCGACGAAATCTGGACGATCTCAACCTCGAATCCAATATTTGGCTGAGCATAGCCAACGAACACCCTGTCGCCCAAAAAGCCACTGCGTTCTTCAACGACCATTGGGAGGGCGAATACCAAAGCCACTTGCCGCTCAGCTTGCCCTATTCCGAGTGGGCCGATGGTTCGCGCCTGAAATACTGGCAATATCGGCTTATGGAAGCCACCGGCCTTTCAACCTTCTGA
- a CDS encoding glutamine amidotransferase: protein MKPRVVILKTGTTYPQIRDQFGDFEDWFVSKLSSQLDLTIADATQAPPPGQPDEWHGVVITGSPAMVSDREPWSEQAADWVKGAVQANIPTFGVCYGHQLLAHALGGKVGYHPKGRETGTHNVTLFESAQTDPLFRHLPQQFAAQLTHKQSVLELPPGAVLLGATDFEPHQAFRVGENAWGVQFHPEFSDDVMRSYLRVQQPELEKEGLETQSLLNLVKPAPHATQLLELFSEWVINQQRE from the coding sequence ATGAAACCTCGTGTCGTGATCCTGAAAACGGGCACAACCTACCCTCAAATCAGAGATCAGTTTGGAGATTTTGAAGACTGGTTTGTGAGCAAACTGTCCAGCCAACTGGACCTTACCATCGCCGACGCCACGCAGGCGCCGCCCCCCGGTCAGCCGGATGAGTGGCACGGAGTGGTCATCACCGGCTCTCCGGCCATGGTGAGCGATCGTGAACCTTGGAGCGAGCAAGCGGCAGACTGGGTAAAAGGTGCCGTTCAGGCCAACATCCCGACCTTCGGTGTTTGTTACGGTCACCAGCTACTCGCCCACGCTCTGGGCGGTAAGGTCGGCTACCATCCGAAGGGACGGGAAACCGGCACTCACAACGTCACTCTATTCGAGAGCGCTCAGACTGACCCTCTGTTCCGCCACCTTCCGCAACAGTTTGCGGCGCAACTAACCCACAAGCAGTCAGTGCTGGAACTACCTCCCGGGGCGGTCTTGCTCGGCGCAACCGATTTTGAACCCCATCAAGCCTTTCGGGTTGGTGAGAATGCCTGGGGTGTCCAGTTCCACCCCGAATTTTCTGATGATGTGATGCGAAGCTATCTTCGGGTTCAGCAACCGGAACTGGAAAAAGAAGGACTGGAAACTCAGTCGCTCCTGAACCTGGTAAAACCTGCGCCCCATGCCACCCAACTGCTGGAACTCTTCTCCGAGTGGGTTATCAACCAACAACGCGAATAA
- a CDS encoding YebC/PmpR family DNA-binding transcriptional regulator, translating into MGRAYQNRKESMAKTAAAKTKVYSKYGREIYMSAKSGGVDPQANLSLRGLIERAKKDQVPTHVIEKAIDKAKGGAGEDYSTARYEGYGPGNCMVIVDCLTDNPNRTFGDVRLAFTKTKCKIGTPGAVAHMFDHCAIFVFKGQDEEAVLEALMEADVDVTDIENEDDTITVFTPNTEYAKAKQALEDAFEGIEFEVDEIQFLPKTTTPVEGDDIPMFEKFMDMLNDLDDVQNVFHNAELPQE; encoded by the coding sequence ATGGGCAGAGCCTATCAGAATCGCAAAGAGTCCATGGCCAAAACGGCCGCGGCAAAAACCAAGGTCTATAGCAAATACGGTCGTGAAATCTACATGTCGGCCAAATCGGGCGGCGTTGACCCTCAGGCCAATCTATCTCTGCGAGGGCTGATTGAGCGCGCGAAAAAAGACCAGGTTCCTACCCACGTTATTGAAAAAGCCATTGATAAGGCTAAAGGTGGCGCCGGCGAAGACTACTCCACCGCTCGCTACGAAGGTTATGGCCCGGGCAACTGCATGGTGATCGTAGACTGTCTGACTGATAACCCGAACCGCACCTTCGGTGATGTTCGTCTGGCTTTCACCAAAACCAAATGCAAAATCGGCACCCCCGGCGCCGTTGCTCACATGTTCGATCACTGCGCTATTTTTGTATTCAAAGGCCAGGACGAAGAAGCTGTTCTTGAAGCCTTGATGGAAGCCGATGTGGATGTCACCGACATCGAAAATGAAGACGACACCATCACCGTATTCACCCCGAACACCGAGTACGCCAAAGCCAAGCAAGCCTTGGAAGATGCTTTCGAGGGCATTGAGTTTGAGGTAGATGAAATCCAGTTCCTGCCGAAAACCACCACGCCTGTAGAAGGCGATGACATCCCGATGTTCGAAAAATTTATGGATATGCTGAACGATCTCGACGATGTTCAAAACGTATTTCATAACGCAGAACTGCCGCAAGAATAA
- a CDS encoding SRPBCC family protein, giving the protein MAVYTIEIDETFGVPRKKVFALFADHHRFGKMIGAPVKRIKDSDQADPNGAGSVRRVGLGPLSIEETVLEFEPYTLIEYTITSAGPIKNHIGRIHFSDTNDGKTRLRYIISFEDIVPFSGKLIRSSLELGLRRGIRRVPELA; this is encoded by the coding sequence ATGGCTGTTTACACAATAGAGATCGATGAAACCTTTGGCGTGCCGCGAAAAAAAGTATTTGCGCTGTTTGCGGACCACCATCGCTTTGGGAAAATGATTGGCGCCCCGGTCAAACGTATCAAGGATAGCGACCAAGCCGACCCAAATGGCGCAGGGTCGGTCCGTAGAGTTGGTCTGGGGCCTTTAAGCATCGAAGAAACCGTTCTTGAGTTCGAGCCCTATACGCTGATCGAATACACCATTACCAGTGCCGGTCCGATCAAAAACCACATAGGCCGCATTCACTTCAGTGACACCAACGACGGTAAAACACGCCTTCGATACATCATCAGCTTTGAAGATATCGTGCCGTTTTCCGGCAAACTGATTCGCTCCTCACTGGAGCTGGGCCTTCGCCGTGGCATCCGACGAGTTCCCGAACTGGCGTAA